The following are from one region of the Paenibacillus sp. KS-LC4 genome:
- a CDS encoding cation:proton antiporter regulatory subunit — protein MDLRESELPGIGRKYSLRTRGGEKLVIVVHNDERRDLFHMDADEPDEMRSMVSLDDEEARVVSAILAGITYKPKFLENQEIALDSLVIEWIRLEPLSKCVGKRIGELDIRKTTGATILAVVEKDKTNHINPGSEYVFKPGGTLVVAGERIQLNQLKNLLLNGML, from the coding sequence GTGGATCTTAGAGAATCTGAACTGCCGGGTATTGGACGAAAATACAGCCTGCGCACCCGCGGTGGGGAGAAGCTGGTTATTGTCGTTCATAATGATGAAAGACGGGATCTGTTTCACATGGATGCTGATGAGCCTGATGAGATGCGGTCAATGGTATCGCTTGATGACGAGGAAGCCAGAGTCGTATCGGCCATCCTTGCAGGCATTACCTACAAGCCGAAATTTCTCGAAAATCAGGAAATAGCGTTAGATAGCTTAGTTATTGAATGGATTAGGCTGGAGCCATTATCCAAATGTGTGGGCAAACGAATTGGCGAGCTGGATATCCGCAAAACGACCGGTGCGACCATATTAGCGGTAGTCGAGAAGGATAAGACTAACCATATTAATCCTGGTTCGGAATACGTGTTTAAGCCAGGCGGTACCTTAGTCGTAGCAGGTGAGCGTATTCAACTGAATCAATTAAAAAACCTTTTGCTGAATGGGATGCTTTAA
- a CDS encoding GreA/GreB family elongation factor, translating to MNHSIEISYAQEQLMSQLILLGAEKGRFLGAYFAMQGKERLEMDEWLSLYTEKVQQLLSEPDIVLEEELHSLVLIGSQITIEYPEYETKDSFTIVLPEQANPDDNLISFLSPVGRQLLLARLGELISVTTPAGAMHVIITSITFAENSFSGGGGATSGS from the coding sequence ATGAACCATAGCATTGAAATATCCTATGCTCAAGAACAGTTGATGTCTCAGCTTATTTTGTTAGGTGCCGAGAAGGGACGCTTTCTGGGTGCCTATTTTGCTATGCAAGGAAAAGAGCGTTTGGAGATGGATGAATGGCTATCCTTGTATACAGAGAAAGTGCAACAGCTGCTCTCGGAACCGGATATAGTGTTGGAGGAAGAGCTACATTCCCTGGTTCTGATTGGCAGCCAAATTACGATTGAATACCCTGAATATGAAACGAAGGATTCCTTTACAATCGTGCTCCCTGAGCAGGCAAATCCAGATGATAATCTGATTTCATTCCTGTCTCCTGTTGGTAGGCAATTGCTGCTCGCACGTCTTGGTGAGCTGATCTCAGTAACGACACCGGCTGGCGCAATGCATGTCATCATCACCTCCATTACGTTTGCAGAAAACTCATTTTCCGGGGGAGGAGGGGCTACAAGTGGATCTTAG
- a CDS encoding AraC family transcriptional regulator, whose translation MRKSASIPSTGNASSYWKRQVPQADFEQHSAVLSEAEAWSSESKAMIDRTIHYMNEKFAEGMTRQKLSSIAGMSLWHYSHQFKHWVGQSPIDYLNSIRINKAKEQLLYSNLRIKEIAEKVGFEDEFYFSRKFKKAAGITPKQYAKWTTTRIASFSFPYAGHLLALGIVPCSTLVDPQRDVHRHAFFQHIPYPLRRSKRMEPDLVDYNRRTLQQARPELILCDDMVNEQIISSIGKIARTVIIPWLDLDWRQQFRQIAALLGKGALVEGWLAKYEQKAACTGARIRELFQEDTISYIHLMQGHIVVYGRRNGGAVLYEDLQLNCPYKLDDISIMHEIEQQELPAYTGDRLLLIVDSDPASQQMWLRLQHSSVWRQLKAVKTGNVRQILECPWLDYSPYAHNLMVDQLEELFQRN comes from the coding sequence ATGAGAAAATCGGCTTCCATCCCATCCACGGGCAACGCCAGCAGCTATTGGAAAAGGCAAGTCCCTCAGGCAGATTTTGAGCAGCATTCGGCTGTTTTAAGCGAAGCTGAAGCATGGTCATCGGAATCCAAGGCTATGATTGACCGAACCATCCATTATATGAATGAAAAATTTGCAGAGGGTATGACCCGGCAGAAGCTGTCTTCAATTGCGGGCATGAGTCTATGGCATTATTCCCATCAATTCAAGCATTGGGTAGGACAGAGCCCCATTGACTATTTGAACAGTATCCGAATTAACAAAGCGAAGGAGCAGCTGCTTTATTCTAATTTGCGAATTAAGGAAATTGCAGAGAAGGTCGGCTTTGAGGATGAATTTTATTTTAGTCGAAAGTTCAAGAAGGCGGCAGGCATCACCCCAAAACAATATGCCAAATGGACGACTACACGTATTGCGTCCTTCTCCTTTCCCTATGCCGGCCATCTGCTCGCCCTAGGTATTGTCCCATGCTCGACACTCGTCGATCCGCAGAGGGATGTGCATCGCCATGCTTTTTTTCAGCATATTCCCTACCCGCTTAGACGCTCCAAACGAATGGAGCCAGACCTTGTCGACTACAACCGCAGAACGCTTCAGCAGGCGAGACCTGAGCTTATTTTATGCGACGATATGGTGAATGAGCAGATTATTAGCTCAATCGGCAAAATCGCCCGCACCGTCATCATTCCTTGGCTGGATCTGGACTGGCGGCAGCAGTTTAGACAAATTGCGGCGCTGCTTGGTAAAGGAGCGCTCGTGGAAGGCTGGCTTGCGAAATATGAGCAGAAGGCGGCTTGCACTGGAGCGCGAATCAGAGAGCTTTTTCAAGAGGATACGATTTCATATATTCATCTCATGCAGGGACATATCGTGGTGTATGGACGACGTAACGGAGGGGCCGTCCTTTATGAGGATTTGCAATTAAACTGCCCTTATAAATTAGATGACATTTCGATTATGCATGAGATTGAGCAGCAAGAGCTGCCGGCATATACAGGCGATCGTCTGCTGCTCATCGTTGATTCTGACCCAGCCTCTCAGCAGATGTGGCTGAGGCTTCAGCATAGCAGCGTTTGGAGGCAGCTTAAGGCCGTTAAGACAGGAAATGTGCGGCAAATACTTGAATGCCCATGGCTGGACTATTCTCCTTATGCCCATAATCTCATGGTAGATCAGCTAGAAGAGCTGTTTCAAAGGAACTAA
- a CDS encoding ABC transporter substrate-binding protein — protein sequence MSTYRHFFLSVALAAIIAVLSACGNSSGSEQSSSPTASPVSTASASSAETSSEPQALKVTHAFGTTELPAAPKRIASINLEDMLLALDVPIVFGMSIGEGYYLNEKLKEQGATLEIWGDSLNLEAIVAAQPDLIIASTAIMQEGYDNLSKIAPTIVYDREDWRNSLVAIGRALDMEDQALAFISAYDKQTADAKASLGQLLAEGKSAAFIRMNAKDFRVYFPNYVDEKTQIEWPTYPGVLYNELGMKLDPTVEKWHQEQPHFQNATISLEMLPELQADYLFVTLGGAGSTDEEIRQAKESFSSIEQSSVWKSVPAVKADHVIFVNARHWISSGPLANSMKMNDVVAELGSSN from the coding sequence ATGAGTACGTACCGTCATTTCTTTCTGTCTGTCGCGCTCGCGGCTATTATTGCTGTGTTATCAGCTTGCGGGAACAGCTCGGGAAGCGAGCAGTCATCCAGCCCAACTGCTAGCCCTGTTTCCACCGCTTCCGCATCATCAGCGGAAACTTCTTCCGAGCCACAAGCACTTAAGGTCACACATGCCTTCGGCACAACCGAGCTGCCGGCGGCTCCTAAGCGGATTGCTTCCATTAATTTGGAGGATATGCTGCTCGCTTTAGATGTGCCCATTGTTTTCGGTATGTCGATTGGCGAAGGCTATTATTTGAATGAAAAACTTAAAGAGCAAGGGGCCACTTTAGAAATTTGGGGAGACAGCCTGAATCTAGAAGCTATTGTTGCAGCCCAGCCTGATCTGATCATCGCCAGCACCGCAATTATGCAGGAGGGCTATGACAATCTGTCCAAAATCGCGCCTACCATCGTATACGATCGTGAGGATTGGAGAAATTCGCTTGTAGCTATTGGACGAGCATTGGATATGGAGGATCAAGCATTAGCCTTCATCAGCGCCTATGATAAGCAGACCGCAGACGCTAAGGCTTCGCTAGGCCAGCTTCTGGCAGAAGGCAAAAGCGCAGCCTTCATTCGTATGAACGCTAAGGATTTCCGTGTTTATTTCCCTAATTATGTGGATGAAAAAACACAAATCGAATGGCCGACCTATCCTGGCGTTCTCTATAATGAGCTTGGAATGAAGCTTGATCCAACTGTAGAAAAATGGCATCAGGAGCAGCCTCATTTTCAAAATGCGACGATTTCTCTTGAAATGCTGCCCGAATTGCAGGCTGACTATTTATTCGTTACACTCGGCGGTGCCGGCAGCACGGATGAGGAAATTAGACAAGCGAAGGAAAGCTTCAGCTCGATTGAGCAATCCTCTGTATGGAAATCGGTCCCGGCTGTTAAAGCAGACCATGTCATTTTCGTAAATGCAAGACATTGGATTAGCTCTGGTCCACTCGCGAACAGCATGAAAATGAATGATGTCGTAGCCGAGCTCGGCTCGTCTAACTAA
- the fliB gene encoding flagellin lysine-N-methylase: MTLSQSRVPHYMKQFACIGSACADTCCAWWGISIDKQTYTKYQSVTHTSLKDKLKQNLSIKKQGSVQDYAEMQLNPNTGDCSMLDQGMCSIQLELGESFLSQTCRTYPRVINQTGTALEMTAQLSCPEVARLVLLDEQAMEFVDVDLANIGSVTYKHKAAAALDQSRPEFYFPQIREMMMEIMGYREFSLSHRLILLGVFCDNVSLLMEEKKYKELPHLCDQFRDEASHNDELRNYDLYPLDPIFQLQYLNNYLMDILDATIWNARYRECIHDYKQGMTRNGSTWEAIAETYNYSYDHYYKPFMEQHSFILENYILNFLHSRLLAEMYVNIPVFDSYQMLVAEFAMIKLHLIGMAAHHQQLNEELTVKLFQSYTKNYEHSKLFLKNILDDFKKHGYDTLGYMSLLIKND, encoded by the coding sequence ATGACGTTAAGCCAAAGTCGAGTACCCCATTACATGAAGCAATTTGCTTGCATTGGTTCTGCCTGTGCAGATACTTGCTGCGCTTGGTGGGGAATCAGTATTGATAAACAAACCTATACGAAATACCAATCGGTAACCCACACTAGCTTAAAAGACAAATTGAAGCAAAACTTATCCATTAAAAAACAGGGCAGCGTACAAGATTATGCAGAAATGCAATTAAACCCGAATACAGGTGATTGCTCCATGCTTGATCAAGGAATGTGCTCTATTCAATTAGAACTCGGTGAGTCATTTCTGTCTCAAACTTGTCGCACGTACCCACGCGTCATTAATCAGACAGGTACTGCATTGGAAATGACAGCCCAGCTTTCTTGCCCGGAGGTAGCGCGCCTTGTATTGCTCGATGAGCAAGCAATGGAATTTGTTGATGTCGATTTAGCTAATATCGGCTCTGTAACCTATAAGCATAAAGCAGCCGCTGCTTTGGATCAAAGTCGCCCTGAGTTTTATTTTCCTCAAATACGCGAAATGATGATGGAAATTATGGGATATCGGGAGTTCAGCCTTTCCCATCGCCTTATATTGCTTGGTGTTTTTTGCGATAATGTCAGCCTGCTGATGGAGGAAAAAAAATATAAAGAGCTGCCTCATCTATGCGATCAATTCCGGGATGAGGCCTCCCACAATGATGAGCTGCGCAACTACGATTTATACCCGCTAGATCCTATTTTCCAGCTGCAATATTTGAATAATTATTTGATGGATATATTGGATGCTACAATATGGAACGCCCGCTACCGCGAATGTATTCATGATTATAAGCAAGGAATGACACGAAACGGAAGTACGTGGGAAGCCATCGCGGAAACTTACAATTATTCTTATGACCATTATTACAAGCCTTTTATGGAGCAGCATTCGTTTATTTTAGAAAATTATATATTGAATTTCTTACACAGTCGTTTGCTTGCGGAGATGTATGTGAATATTCCTGTGTTTGACAGCTATCAAATGCTCGTAGCCGAATTTGCCATGATTAAGCTCCATCTGATCGGTATGGCGGCGCATCATCAGCAATTAAACGAGGAGCTGACCGTAAAGCTCTTTCAGTCTTATACTAAAAATTATGAACACTCCAAGCTATTTCTTAAGAACATCCTCGATGATTTTAAGAAGCATGGCTATGATACGCTGGGATATATGAGTCTGCTCATAAAAAATGACTAA
- the rbsK gene encoding ribokinase, producing MAQAKITVIGSLNIDMVTETDVMPEQGETLIGNAFSSFTGGKGANQAVACARLGAAVTMIGCVGEDAMAQQLRDALRAENIDMTNVKTVPYKSTGIAAITVTEGDNRIIVIPGANHCLLPEDVLALKEVIAASDMIMLQHEIPLETVEASIKLAHSLGIPVILNPAPAVRLPEQLLSQLHLITPNESELAIVTGLERQSTPEALLEQYPNPIVMTAGSNGAYYKGADGELGHVPGHTVEVVDTTGAGDTFNGALAVKLSEGASLQEAVQFAVAASALSVTKLGAQSGMPLRQAVEAFIKQSS from the coding sequence ATGGCTCAAGCGAAAATTACCGTCATTGGCAGTTTAAATATTGATATGGTAACAGAAACGGATGTCATGCCTGAGCAAGGCGAGACTTTAATTGGCAACGCTTTCTCTAGCTTCACAGGCGGAAAAGGCGCGAATCAGGCTGTAGCCTGTGCAAGGCTTGGGGCAGCGGTTACGATGATTGGCTGTGTCGGCGAGGATGCAATGGCGCAGCAGCTGCGGGATGCACTTCGTGCAGAGAACATTGATATGACAAATGTGAAAACGGTTCCCTATAAATCAACTGGCATCGCTGCGATCACCGTCACGGAGGGCGACAATCGCATCATCGTCATTCCAGGTGCAAACCATTGCTTGCTGCCGGAGGATGTGCTTGCACTGAAAGAAGTGATCGCCGCATCCGATATGATTATGCTTCAGCATGAAATACCGCTTGAAACCGTCGAGGCTTCGATTAAGCTTGCCCATTCCCTAGGCATTCCAGTCATTTTGAATCCTGCCCCTGCGGTAAGACTGCCCGAGCAGCTATTAAGCCAGCTTCATCTTATTACGCCGAATGAATCTGAGCTCGCAATTGTAACAGGGCTGGAGCGCCAGAGCACGCCAGAGGCATTGCTCGAGCAATATCCGAATCCCATCGTAATGACAGCAGGAAGCAACGGTGCTTATTACAAGGGAGCAGATGGTGAGCTTGGTCATGTTCCAGGCCATACGGTCGAGGTTGTGGATACGACTGGCGCAGGAGATACGTTTAATGGCGCTTTAGCTGTAAAGCTAAGTGAAGGAGCCTCGCTTCAGGAAGCTGTTCAATTTGCCGTTGCTGCGAGCGCGTTATCTGTCACCAAGCTTGGCGCACAAAGCGGAATGCCGCTTAGACAAGCTGTCGAGGCATTTATTAAACAGTCCAGCTGA
- the rbsD gene encoding D-ribose pyranase, translating to MKKLGILNSEITAVLGRLGHTDCIVIADCGLPIPDSVKRIDLALMPGLPSFMDTLGAMLADMEVEKAIIASEITTHNAELHSKTLKQLGHITIEEVSHEQLKALTHKAKAVIRTGEATPYANIILQAGVIFK from the coding sequence ATGAAAAAATTAGGCATACTAAACAGCGAAATTACAGCCGTACTTGGTCGGCTTGGGCATACAGACTGCATCGTTATTGCCGATTGCGGTCTGCCGATTCCCGATTCGGTTAAGCGCATTGATCTGGCACTTATGCCTGGACTCCCTTCTTTTATGGATACGCTTGGGGCGATGCTTGCAGATATGGAAGTAGAGAAGGCTATTATCGCCTCAGAGATAACGACGCATAACGCAGAGTTACACTCAAAAACGCTAAAGCAACTGGGCCATATTACGATTGAAGAAGTTTCACATGAGCAATTGAAAGCGTTAACGCATAAGGCTAAGGCGGTCATTCGTACAGGAGAGGCTACCCCTTACGCCAACATCATTCTTCAAGCTGGCGTTATTTTTAAGTAA
- a CDS encoding sugar ABC transporter ATP-binding protein codes for MDYLIEMTGIHKSFSSVQVLKNAAFRLKAGEIHALMGENGAGKSTLMKILTGVYKADAGSIKVKGKESAFANPTEAENSGVAIIHQELNIIPKLTVAENMFLGRQLVYGRTGILRDKEMKKKTREYMQRLGVELDPDAVAESLSIGQQQMIEIAKALSKNAEVLIMDEPTAALTDREIESLFQIMNQLRSEGVGIVYISHRMEEIFRMCDEISVLRDGSFLGTEQTASTTVQHIVRLMVGREIGERYPQRHTVIGEERLRVSDLSDGKKLNDISFSVKAGEIVGVAGLMGAGRTEIMRLLFGADKKKKGQVWLDGKVVNISDPASAIAAGIVFVTEDRKHQGLILDMSVRENLSLTNYPFIADKGIISSGKEQELSEQMIKRFNIRTRDPEQTVKSLSGGNQQKIAIGKWLGKLPKVFIMDEPTRGVDVGAKKEIYSMMNELSEQGVAIIMVSSDLPEVLGVSDRVIVVHEGRIASVLDKTQMNQEAIMHAATGGSSNGH; via the coding sequence ATGGACTATTTAATCGAAATGACCGGCATTCATAAATCCTTCTCATCCGTACAAGTATTGAAAAATGCCGCCTTCCGGCTTAAAGCAGGTGAAATTCATGCTTTAATGGGCGAAAACGGCGCCGGCAAGTCTACGCTTATGAAAATTTTGACGGGTGTTTATAAGGCGGATGCAGGCAGCATTAAAGTAAAAGGTAAAGAAAGCGCCTTTGCGAACCCTACAGAAGCGGAAAATAGCGGTGTCGCGATCATTCATCAGGAGCTTAACATTATTCCTAAGCTTACGGTCGCCGAGAATATGTTTCTTGGCCGGCAGCTTGTATATGGTCGGACCGGCATTTTACGGGATAAGGAAATGAAAAAGAAGACCCGGGAATATATGCAGCGCCTCGGCGTAGAGCTGGACCCCGATGCAGTAGCAGAAAGCTTATCCATCGGCCAGCAGCAAATGATCGAAATTGCGAAAGCGCTGTCTAAAAATGCGGAAGTGCTCATTATGGATGAGCCTACAGCGGCGCTGACTGATCGCGAGATCGAATCTTTGTTCCAAATTATGAATCAGCTGCGCAGCGAAGGTGTTGGTATTGTCTATATTTCACACCGGATGGAGGAAATTTTCCGTATGTGTGATGAAATTTCTGTGCTGCGCGACGGTTCATTTCTCGGGACGGAACAGACAGCTAGCACGACCGTACAGCACATTGTTCGTTTGATGGTAGGGAGAGAAATTGGCGAACGTTATCCGCAGCGTCATACGGTGATTGGCGAGGAGCGGCTCCGCGTCAGTGATCTAAGCGATGGCAAAAAACTGAACGATATTAGCTTCTCGGTTAAAGCTGGTGAAATCGTCGGTGTTGCTGGATTAATGGGCGCGGGCAGAACAGAAATCATGCGTTTGTTGTTCGGAGCGGATAAGAAGAAAAAAGGGCAGGTTTGGCTTGACGGCAAGGTAGTCAACATCAGCGACCCAGCCAGCGCAATTGCAGCCGGCATCGTCTTCGTCACGGAGGACCGCAAGCATCAGGGCCTAATTCTCGATATGTCCGTCCGTGAAAATTTATCACTGACGAATTATCCCTTTATCGCCGACAAGGGCATCATCAGCAGCGGCAAGGAACAAGAATTGTCCGAGCAAATGATCAAGCGTTTTAATATTCGTACCCGCGACCCCGAGCAAACCGTGAAATCGCTCAGCGGAGGCAATCAGCAAAAAATTGCAATTGGCAAATGGCTCGGCAAGCTGCCCAAGGTCTTTATTATGGACGAGCCTACTCGCGGCGTAGACGTTGGCGCCAAGAAGGAAATTTACAGCATGATGAACGAGCTAAGCGAGCAAGGTGTCGCTATTATTATGGTGTCCTCGGATCTTCCCGAGGTGCTCGGTGTCAGCGATCGCGTCATTGTCGTGCATGAAGGGCGTATCGCATCTGTGCTCGACAAAACGCAAATGAATCAGGAAGCAATTATGCATGCGGCGACTGGAGGAAGCAGCAATGGCCATTAA
- the rbsC gene encoding ribose ABC transporter permease (functions to transport ribose at high affinity; forms a complex with RbsA2C2B) — MAIKNRQLSNVLQKLGPLIGLCIIVLILILASPNFLTINNILNVFRQVSINALIAFGMTFVILTGGIDLSVGATLALSGALTAGMMSSGLDPITAVIIGLLAGSVMGAVNGLLVTKTNIAPFIATLATMTIYRGLALVYTDGRPITGFNSEFFTMIGGGYFFGIPVPVMITIVLFAVLYFILRKTTFGRNVYAIGGNEEASRLSGIKTGRFKIYVYTLTGLLSSLAGIILASRLNSAQANAGTGYELDAIAAVVLGGTSLSGGRGWIVGTLVGALIIGVLNNGLNLMGVSSFYQQVVKGLVILLAVLLDRKKASS; from the coding sequence ATGGCCATTAAGAACAGACAGCTATCAAACGTATTACAAAAGCTTGGACCGTTGATCGGGCTTTGCATCATCGTTCTCATTCTCATTTTAGCAAGCCCTAACTTTTTGACGATCAACAATATTTTAAACGTATTTCGTCAGGTTTCCATCAATGCCTTAATCGCATTCGGTATGACCTTCGTTATTTTAACAGGCGGGATTGACTTATCGGTTGGCGCGACTCTCGCTCTATCGGGAGCACTTACCGCAGGCATGATGAGCAGCGGGCTTGATCCAATTACAGCTGTTATTATCGGCCTGCTTGCTGGATCGGTAATGGGTGCAGTGAATGGTCTTCTCGTTACAAAAACAAATATTGCTCCATTTATAGCCACTCTCGCCACTATGACCATCTACCGAGGACTCGCCCTTGTTTATACCGATGGTCGCCCGATTACTGGATTTAACAGCGAGTTTTTCACAATGATTGGCGGGGGTTATTTCTTCGGTATCCCTGTTCCGGTTATGATTACGATTGTTTTGTTCGCCGTGCTGTATTTCATTTTGCGGAAAACAACATTTGGACGCAACGTCTACGCGATTGGCGGCAACGAAGAGGCTTCTCGTCTATCCGGTATTAAGACAGGGCGCTTTAAAATCTATGTGTATACACTGACCGGCCTCCTGTCATCTCTTGCTGGCATCATACTTGCTTCCCGCCTCAATTCCGCACAGGCGAATGCCGGTACCGGCTATGAGCTGGATGCCATTGCGGCCGTCGTTCTCGGAGGTACAAGCCTATCAGGTGGACGCGGCTGGATTGTCGGCACTCTCGTTGGTGCACTCATTATCGGTGTGCTGAACAATGGCTTGAATTTGATGGGTGTCTCCTCGTTCTACCAGCAGGTTGTTAAAGGGCTCGTTATTTTGCTAGCGGTCTTGCTCGATCGCAAGAAGGCTAGCAGCTAA
- the rbsB gene encoding ribose ABC transporter substrate-binding protein RbsB, with product MKKMIKLASISLITALTLAGCSTTAPGSEATTSASTAPQSGTIKIGLAVSTQSNPFFVTLKEGAEKAALDGDVQLITVDAQDDAAKQASSIEDLIQQKVNVIIINPTDSAAVVPAVESANAAGIPVITVDRMADGGTIASHIASDNKAGGVLAAKFIAEQLGGNGKVVELEGIPGSSAARERGEGFNEEIAKSSGIEISAKQPADFDRAKGLTVMENILQASKDIKAVFAHNDEMALGALKAIEAAGLKNIIVVGFDATDDAVKEVFAGTMSATVAQKPDMMGVLAVQTAVKIAKGETVEKSIPVELELVTKDSASAK from the coding sequence ATGAAAAAAATGATTAAACTCGCCAGCATTTCCTTAATTACTGCTCTTACCCTAGCAGGATGCTCAACGACAGCTCCAGGCAGCGAAGCAACTACATCTGCCAGCACTGCTCCGCAAAGCGGCACTATCAAAATCGGTCTAGCCGTATCCACGCAAAGCAATCCCTTTTTCGTAACCTTAAAAGAAGGAGCGGAAAAAGCGGCGCTTGACGGTGATGTACAGCTGATTACGGTAGATGCACAGGATGATGCTGCAAAGCAAGCCTCCTCCATTGAGGATTTAATACAGCAAAAGGTTAACGTCATTATCATTAATCCTACTGACTCCGCAGCGGTTGTACCTGCTGTTGAATCTGCGAATGCTGCTGGCATTCCAGTTATCACAGTAGACCGTATGGCTGATGGCGGCACAATTGCCAGCCATATTGCTTCAGACAACAAGGCTGGCGGTGTGCTAGCAGCTAAATTCATTGCCGAGCAGCTAGGCGGAAATGGTAAAGTGGTTGAGCTTGAAGGTATTCCAGGCTCGTCGGCCGCTCGTGAGCGAGGCGAAGGCTTTAATGAAGAAATCGCCAAATCCTCCGGCATTGAAATTTCTGCAAAGCAGCCTGCCGATTTTGACCGCGCAAAAGGGCTGACGGTTATGGAAAACATTTTACAGGCAAGCAAAGATATTAAAGCTGTATTCGCACACAATGATGAAATGGCGCTTGGCGCTTTGAAGGCTATTGAGGCTGCTGGCTTGAAAAATATTATCGTCGTAGGATTCGATGCAACTGATGATGCCGTGAAGGAAGTTTTCGCAGGCACGATGAGCGCAACCGTTGCTCAAAAACCGGATATGATGGGCGTTTTAGCTGTACAAACGGCTGTTAAAATCGCCAAGGGAGAAACTGTGGAAAAATCAATTCCCGTTGAACTTGAGCTTGTAACGAAGGATTCTGCATCTGCAAAATAA
- a CDS encoding LacI family DNA-binding transcriptional regulator, which yields MTTIRDVSKLAGVSVATVSRLYNKSGYVSKEAETAIQAAAEKLNYKPNTIARSLAGKKTAAVALMVPDILNPFFPEIARAAEDAAASQGYTLVLCNTDNNPDKEKMYIEALINKQIDGIIISSYTISPEQIIALQKRSIPIVVIDKSFPDHPILTITAANRYGGQLAVQHLMEAGCGKIAHICGPSHVHSARERTLAYEEMCAQLPWFTPSLIAFGHFSVAGGYAAMKNIFHQHPDVDGVFAGNDLMAAGALKALHELGVTVPNQLKLIGFDGIRMDMVYPELSTVSQQIYSLGKTAMDYLIRLINNEPIERCNYELGVELLQKAST from the coding sequence ATGACTACGATCAGAGATGTCAGCAAGCTGGCTGGCGTATCGGTTGCCACTGTCTCTCGGCTGTACAATAAGAGCGGATATGTGAGCAAGGAAGCGGAGACCGCCATTCAAGCAGCTGCCGAGAAGCTTAACTACAAGCCCAATACGATTGCCAGAAGCCTCGCAGGCAAAAAAACAGCTGCTGTCGCTTTAATGGTACCCGACATTTTGAACCCGTTTTTCCCGGAAATCGCTCGTGCTGCTGAGGATGCAGCCGCCTCACAGGGCTATACGCTCGTCCTTTGCAACACGGACAATAACCCGGATAAGGAAAAAATGTATATTGAGGCGTTAATCAATAAACAAATAGATGGCATCATCATATCTTCTTACACAATTTCACCAGAGCAGATTATTGCCCTACAGAAGCGTTCAATTCCTATTGTCGTCATTGATAAAAGCTTTCCTGACCATCCGATTTTGACAATTACGGCAGCTAACCGATACGGCGGACAGCTCGCCGTACAGCATTTAATGGAAGCCGGCTGCGGGAAAATCGCTCATATATGCGGCCCCTCCCATGTGCATTCCGCACGTGAGAGGACGCTTGCTTATGAAGAAATGTGCGCTCAGCTGCCGTGGTTTACACCCAGCCTGATCGCATTCGGCCACTTCAGCGTTGCGGGAGGCTACGCGGCGATGAAAAATATTTTCCATCAGCATCCCGATGTGGACGGCGTATTCGCCGGCAATGATCTTATGGCCGCTGGGGCTCTTAAAGCACTGCATGAGCTCGGTGTAACGGTCCCCAATCAGCTTAAGCTAATTGGCTTCGACGGTATTCGGATGGATATGGTATATCCCGAGCTGTCCACCGTATCCCAACAAATTTATTCGCTCGGCAAAACCGCTATGGACTATTTAATTCGCCTAATCAACAATGAGCCTATCGAGAGATGCAATTACGAGCTGGGTGTAGAGCTGCTCCAGAAGGCATCGACCTAA